One genomic window of [Limnothrix rosea] IAM M-220 includes the following:
- a CDS encoding glutathione S-transferase family protein, whose protein sequence is MTVAPLSWTELEALTDFEIDRVNGPTNAQSTLRLFGKSEADVRVTLYRDNHAWCPYCQKVWLWLEEMRVPYRIEKVTMSCYGEKEAWYKRKVPSGMLPALELDGRMITESDDILLALEQTFGALKFGMEDPRVLPMRRLERLLFRAWCNWLCRPQIFPGQDKDSRRKFIQVVEQVEKALAATPSPYFLEEFSTADVIFTPYVERMNASLFYYKGYSLREENPRMSDWFDAMESRETYRGTQSDFHTHVHDLPPQMGGCYANGEKQAIANQVRVDEGEWFGLPDVKYPEPENAKQEALKRMILHRRNIVKVNPANDQFFDQALRCALTTMMTGETCEPPKESDKALRYLRDRVNVPRDMSIYAAKHLRTALENTAKLAGDRQGTPIPVRHRRDQDPVNFRA, encoded by the coding sequence ATGACCGTTGCGCCCCTCAGTTGGACAGAACTTGAAGCCCTTACCGATTTTGAAATTGATCGCGTCAATGGCCCGACGAATGCCCAGTCAACCTTGAGATTATTTGGTAAATCTGAAGCCGATGTGCGGGTAACGCTCTACCGCGATAATCATGCTTGGTGTCCATACTGCCAAAAAGTTTGGCTGTGGCTAGAGGAAATGCGCGTGCCCTACCGCATCGAAAAGGTGACGATGTCTTGTTATGGCGAAAAGGAAGCTTGGTATAAACGCAAAGTGCCGTCTGGGATGTTGCCTGCTTTGGAATTAGACGGGCGCATGATTACCGAAAGCGACGATATTTTGTTAGCGCTAGAGCAAACTTTTGGGGCGTTAAAATTTGGCATGGAAGATCCGAGAGTTTTGCCCATGCGTCGCTTAGAAAGATTATTATTTCGCGCTTGGTGCAATTGGCTTTGTCGCCCACAGATTTTTCCGGGACAAGATAAAGATAGTCGTCGCAAATTTATCCAAGTTGTGGAGCAAGTCGAAAAAGCATTGGCTGCAACGCCTAGCCCCTATTTTCTAGAAGAATTTAGTACAGCAGATGTTATCTTTACGCCCTACGTTGAGCGGATGAATGCCAGCTTGTTTTATTACAAAGGTTATTCGCTGCGGGAAGAAAATCCGCGCATGTCCGACTGGTTTGATGCGATGGAATCTCGGGAAACTTATCGCGGCACCCAAAGTGACTTCCATACCCATGTCCATGATTTACCGCCACAAATGGGTGGGTGTTATGCCAATGGGGAAAAACAGGCGATCGCCAATCAGGTGCGGGTAGACGAAGGGGAATGGTTTGGCTTGCCCGACGTGAAATATCCAGAGCCAGAAAATGCCAAGCAAGAAGCCCTAAAACGAATGATTTTGCATCGTCGCAATATCGTTAAGGTAAATCCTGCCAATGATCAGTTTTTTGATCAGGCTTTGCGCTGCGCATTGACCACTATGATGACAGGCGAAACCTGCGAACCTCCTAAAGAATCCGATAAGGCTTTGCGGTATCTGCGCGATCGCGTCAATGTCCCTCGCGACATGTCCATTTATGCGGCGAAACATCTGCGAACAGCTTTGGAAAATACGGCAAAATTAGCGGGCGATCGCCAAGGAACACCAATTCCTGTGCGCCACCGCCGCGACCAAGATCCTGTGAATTTTCGGGCGTAA